The Pseudoxanthomonas sp. CF385 region AACAGGTAGACCACGACATTCGCGATCAGCAGGTTGCGGGTGATGGGGGGCAATCGCGGAAACATGGGGGTCCTCAAGGCGTCTGCCGCCATGATACGTGGCTCACGTTAAGACCCGCTCGGGCCCCAGAGTGCTTCGTCCAGCGTGTCGGCCTTGCGCGGGCGTTTCACCCGCCCGTTCTCGACCTTCACGCCTTCCGCGCGCAGGCGCTGGCTCTGCTCTCGATACGCCCGCGAGCCCTCCGGGAACGCGATGCGTCCGTCCGAACGCAGCACGCGGTGCCAGGGCAGCTTCGGATCGTCGTTCTGGCTGAGGATGCGCGCCGCCAGCCGCGCCCGCCCGGGCAGGCCGGCGCGATGCGCGACCTCGCCGTAGCCGGCCACCTGCCCGCGCGGAATGGCGCGGATCGCGGCCAGGATGCGGTCTTCGGGAGACTTGGCGCTCATGTCGCATTAGCATAGCGGCATCGGCAACACCGGAGCACGCCATGGAAAACTTCGAACAGGTTCGCGGCCACCTGAATTCATCCGGCTACAAGGTCACCATGCACGACCCGTTCGTCGCCTGCGTGGAGTTGTCGCTGGGCAATGGCAAGCGCCACCAGGCGATCTTCCTGTCCGAGTTGGGCAACGACGATGAGCGCGGCTACCTGCGCGTGAGCACGGTGATTGCGCCGATGACCGGCATCGACGCCAGGCGCGCCCTGACGTTCAACTGGCAGAGCAGCGTGGGTTACCTCGCCATCGGCGAACTCGACGGCGTGCCGTACCTGCAGCTGTGCGAGAACCGCCCCTACGAGAGCCTCAACCCGGCGGAAGTGGACCGCCTGGTGCTGGAGATCGGCGGCCTCGGCGACAGCATGGAGCGTGCGCTGTCCGCGGAGGGCGACCTGCTGTAACGGCGCAGGCCATCGGACAAAGAGAAACGCCGGGCATCGCCCGGCGTTTTCCGTTTCAGCGCATGGGCGGAAGCGTCATGCCCAGCCGATCGCTTCCAACAGGCGCAGCAGTCCGTAGGCGAGGCCGCCGGCGGCCGGGATGGTCAGCACCCACGCCCACAGGATGCGCTCGATCACGCTGAACTTCAGCGCACGCGGATTCTTGGCGAAGCCCACGCCCATGATGGCGGTGGAGATGCTGTGCGTGGTCGAGACCGGCATGCCGAAGTGCGCGGCCACCGTCAGGATCGTGGCCGAGCTGGTTTCCGCGGCGAACCCGTTGATCGGGTGCAGCTTCACCATCTTGTGGCCCAGGGTCTTGATGATCTTCCAGCCGCCCGAGGCCGTGCCCAAGGCCATCACGATGGCGCAGGTGATGACGATCCACATGGCGATGTCCTGCTCGCCGGCGCTGCCCGGATGCAGGAACGCCAGCCAGCCCGGCAGGTTGTCGAGCGCGCCGGTCGCCTCGGCGCCGAACAACGTCAGCGCGATGATGCCCATCGTCTTCTGCGCGTCGTTGTGACCATGCGCATAGCCCATGTAGGCCGCCGACAGGATCTGCGCCTTGCCGAAGAACTTGTTGACGAAGTGCGGTCGCGCGAGGCGACCCAGCCAGCCGCCGACCCGCGCCAGCAGCACGATCAGCCCCCACAGCGCCACCATCACCACGATGCCGAGCAGGAAGCCCGCCACCGGCGAGGTGATCATCGGCAGCACGACCTTCCACAGAATGCCCTTATTCTGCGTCCAGTCGCCGGCCGCCTGCGACCAGATCAGCGCCGCCCAGTCGTTGTGCGCGGCGGCGAGCGCGGCACCGCACAGGCCGCCGATCAACGCGTGCGAGGACGAGGACGGCAGGCCCTTCCACCAGGTGATCAGGTTCCAGATGATCCCGCCCAGCAGCGCGCACAGGATCACCTGCGAAGTGACCTGCACCACCTGGGTATCGATCAGCCCGGACGCGATCGTCTTGGCCACTGCGGTACCGGTCAGCGCGCCGATCAGGTTCATGCCTGCGGCGAGCATCACCGCCTGGCCAGGCGACAGCACCTTAGTCGCGACGACCGTGGCGATGGAGTTGGCGGTGTCGTGGAAGCCGTTGATGAACTCGAAGACGAGCGCGGCGAAGATCACCACCAGCACGAGGGTAAGCATGGGCGCGACCCGTCAGCTGTTCTTGAGGACGATCTGGTACGCCACCACGCCGGCCTCGCGGCAGCGGTCGATGGCCTTCTCCAGGATCTCGAAGAATTCCTTCAGCAGGAACATCTGCAGGTGGTCCAGGCGACCGGAGTAGATGTCGCGGTACAGCTCCAGCATCAGGCGGTCGGCCTCGTTCTCGATCGCGCGCAGCTTCTCGTTGAGCGAGGTCATGCGATCGATGTTCATCTTCTTGATCTCGTGGACCATCTCCACGACCACGGACGCCGCCTGCTCCAGCATCGCCGCGCGCGGCGCGAAGTCGATGCCGTCCAGATGCTGGATGGCCAGCGAATAGCGGTCGGCGAACTTCTCGACCTGCTTGGGGATCTTGTACAGCGCCGAGCCCAGCGCCTCGATGTCCTCGCGCTCGATCGGGGTGATGAAGCTGTCCACCAGCGCCTTGCCGATCTTGTCCGAGGCCGCGCGCTCGCGCAGGCGCGCCAGCTTGAAGGCATCGAGCGCCGGCTGGCGGTCGGTGGCCTTCATCATGGTGTGCAGGGCCTTGGTGCTGTCGTGGGCGGCTTGGGCGGCCTCGTCCAACAGCGTGTAGAACTGCTGGCCGGAGCCGAAGATCGTCTGGAGGGAGAACATCAGGCGGTCCCACCGTCACGGGATGGACGGCTTCAAGGGCGGAATTATGACGGTTTCATGACTCTGGCGGACAGCCCGGCGCCCGGGCCGGTACCGGCACCGGGGCGCCATTAGCCAAACGTCTCGTTCAGCTTCGCATCTTGTCCACGGGACCGTTTGCTAAACTCGCGCCGCGCCCCTTGGGGTGCATCCTATGGACGACGACCCTACTCCCCCCCACTGTCCCCCGCGACAGACCCCGCCCGCCTCGCCGGCCCTCCACCCTATTGACCGGGAGGCGCCGTGCTCGAGTTGCTGATCGTCGCCTTCCTGATCGTCATCAATGCCTTCTTCGCACTGTCGGAGATGGCCCTGATGACGTCCCGCAAACTCAAGCTCAAGCAGATGGCGCAGGAGAGCCGGGGCGCCCGTGTCGCGCTGCACCTGGCCGAGCATCCCGACAACCTGCTGTCCACCG contains the following coding sequences:
- a CDS encoding MGMT family protein, whose product is MSAKSPEDRILAAIRAIPRGQVAGYGEVAHRAGLPGRARLAARILSQNDDPKLPWHRVLRSDGRIAFPEGSRAYREQSQRLRAEGVKVENGRVKRPRKADTLDEALWGPSGS
- a CDS encoding inorganic phosphate transporter, whose translation is MLTLVLVVIFAALVFEFINGFHDTANSIATVVATKVLSPGQAVMLAAGMNLIGALTGTAVAKTIASGLIDTQVVQVTSQVILCALLGGIIWNLITWWKGLPSSSSHALIGGLCGAALAAAHNDWAALIWSQAAGDWTQNKGILWKVVLPMITSPVAGFLLGIVVMVALWGLIVLLARVGGWLGRLARPHFVNKFFGKAQILSAAYMGYAHGHNDAQKTMGIIALTLFGAEATGALDNLPGWLAFLHPGSAGEQDIAMWIVITCAIVMALGTASGGWKIIKTLGHKMVKLHPINGFAAETSSATILTVAAHFGMPVSTTHSISTAIMGVGFAKNPRALKFSVIERILWAWVLTIPAAGGLAYGLLRLLEAIGWA
- a CDS encoding DUF47 family protein; protein product: MFSLQTIFGSGQQFYTLLDEAAQAAHDSTKALHTMMKATDRQPALDAFKLARLRERAASDKIGKALVDSFITPIEREDIEALGSALYKIPKQVEKFADRYSLAIQHLDGIDFAPRAAMLEQAASVVVEMVHEIKKMNIDRMTSLNEKLRAIENEADRLMLELYRDIYSGRLDHLQMFLLKEFFEILEKAIDRCREAGVVAYQIVLKNS